The nucleotide sequence AACCACTTTTTTCTAAGGATATACTCCTCCAGCTGCTCTGGATCGTCTTGGAAACACAACTTGTAAGCatcatttgttttggaaagaatttGCAATTGACCTCTTAAATGTTTCAAGTCGTACTCTTGGTTCAAGTCAAACGACTGCGTAGCAGCAACACTAGCTTGGTCCCGTACCTGAATTGAGCTACAATTAAACAGGCCGTCAATATATAAGGGCTCTATGGTGTCTTGTCGTCTCAGCTTGGCTTGTTTGTTGTCTTGAATTTCTAGCTGCTGGTCCAGCTGCTGGTCCTTCTGCAAGTTCGGCTCTAGGTCTTGCTGCAGACCTTGTTTTATGTCTTGTTTTATCACTACGGGATATGATTGTCGTTCAACATCGAAGGAAAACCCTGACACTTCAACTGGATCGAATCTCATTTGCAAAAGCCCGCTATACAATGGCGATTTATCTAACCTCTGACCATGTTGCCTCAAGCTCCATAGTAGAAAGTACCACACGTTAACATTTAGTATGATAATGCAAACAGCAATCAAATTGGTGGCCCACTCTTGCTTTTTCCGCCTGGGTCCTTTATATTGCTTGCGCAATACATACACTGAAATCGGGCTTAAAATGAATGCTGTTATAATATATAGTTGTGTACCAGCGTCAAGAAGCCCGAGTTCATTTATCGTGAGCATGTTGGTGACTTGGTCTGTTTTCCTTTTGTACGAAATCGCAAGATGCAAACTTAAGTGGTCCACACAGCCTTTAACGTTCGAAAGACGTGAAATAAGAAAAATACTTCAAATAAAGTTTTTGGTGGGTCACGTGAAGATAATGATTTGAGAAACATTTTAATCATACAATGGCTCAACTCCGTCCAATGGGCTCTCCCTCCTCAGGTCACATATAAACTCAAGATGGTAGATACCAAGCTGTGAGGTACGATTGTGAATGGGTTGAAATTTCGAGTAGTATCGATTTTATTTTCACGTCTTTAAAACTGGCTTTCCTTGTCGCTGCAGTACGACTTGTTAGGTAGCATTATTTTCCTCCTTACTTTTGTGAAAATAGAAACAACGAACTCAATATTGAATATTAATTTGTCGAGTTTTCAAACCATTTATAATTAAATCTTAtaacatcttcaatataAGTCACGTGCCAAAAATCACGTCTATCATAAAAGAAACTAAAAAAATTATGACACAAATCAAGAAAAcgaaaaataaacaaaacaatttgttcCAGGAGACTAAATCAACCAGAAACGTACTACAAAGAACCAGAGCAGGAACGGGTTAGACAGCTCCGCATCTTATTTCATACTTATAAGACATCAGTACCCGTTTTTATTAGCGAGTTGGTATTTACACTGCGACAGAGACAGATCGGTAGGAAGAAATTTGGATAGGGAGAAGGtccttttttcaatttacaacaataaaGAACAACGTTTGAAAACACAATTTGCCTTAAACCGCGTATCGAGAATCAACCTGTACCGGCAaacattatcaaaaaatcCAGCATGAATGAACATCTCAGCTTACTGAAATCAGACAGAGATAGCGTTTATTCCTTTGATTCGGTAAGCACGAATGAGCGCTTGCTTGATCGATTGGATTTTGACAACGAATCTATAATGTCAGTAGATTCATACAGATCCTCTAATATTGGATCCCAGAGCTTGCCAGGTGGCAGAAACGACTCCTTCAGAGCTAGAGATGCAAATCCGGATTctttaaaacaacaatcatGGCTAACAAATGATTTGTCTCAGCACAATGGATTAATGCTCCCTCAACAACCAATGAATAATTTAAGCGCTATAAGGAGGATGAAAGACTATACAAAACCAACCGATCTTACGCGGGGGAATGTACTAGATCGAAGACAACTAGGTTCGTTTTCTAATCGCAATTCCACGAAAGTTAACAGAGATAGCACGGGCAGAGGAACCATATTCAGCGAACCGAATAATGCAAATGATATGCTGGACAGTACAACCCAGTCTTGGAGAAAGGAGTTACCACCTAATATTAACTACGCCCAAAATGGAGTCACTAACTTCATTCAACCTAACATTAACAGTCAATCATCCTTCAATACAAGTTCTCATAGCATAGATGGTACCTCGCTAACCAAACCGGATATTTTCCTACAGAGAAACGAATCACGGGCCGGTCTTCTAAGTCGAGCAACGAACTCAAGTGTCGCATCAGTGGATTCAAGGGATGTTTTAACTACCGATAAATTTTATACATCCAACAAACTATCTGCCTATAATGAGCTGGTAGATATGGCTAACAATGAAATGCTGGATTTAAATCTaaagtcaaaattggaagacAAGTCTTCGTACGTGAGTACACACTCAGAAAAAACCGATGAAAAGAGACTATTATTACCTCACAATAACACAGCCCGTAGTTCTCATGTCAAGGAGCGGCCAAGTGGAGGAACAGAGAGCAATATTTCAGCACAAGAGCATCTCTATGGACACGCATTAGCGCTTAGTGAAAATCGTGCCGAATCTGTGCGTGGTCAAGTGCTAAAGAGTCAGGAATTACTGCCCGAATCAAGAACATTGATATCGCAGGAGCTCAGAGCACAAGGAAAACACCGAGAGGCCTCATATCAACTACAAATAGCCGCTAATGAACccttcaacaacacaaagGCCATGTATCTCTATGCATTGGCTTTAAAGCATGGACAAGGGGTAAAGCAGAACTATAATGCATCTTTAAAATGGCTATGTAAATGTATTTTAAGGACCCCAGTATCTGAGAACAATTTGCAATCCAACTCCGGGCATCCACTTCCCAACACAGGTATTGTGGCTTCAAGATTGGATAAATTATCACAACAAGACTTGTTACAATTGGTACTTGCTAGTTTTAGAAACTCCGAAAATTCGGGTGGACTAGCAAATGGGGAAACTCCTGAAATGTTGtacaaaaaattcaaatcatacAGTAAATCAGAAGTTAATAAAATTTTGGCAAAGAATAAAAGCAAGTCAGACGTTGTCGCCTTGAGCTATTTCGAGCTTGGTGTGTATCTTCTCAATGGGATTGGTGGCAGCTCCAATCTGAAAACAGATGAAGCGAATGGAATCATCTTGTTATCAAAATCTGCTGCAATGTGCAACGTTGAGGCAATGGAGCAATTGGGTGAAGTGTGGGCTACAAAGACAAAATACCGCAAGAAGGATTTGTCCAAGGCTGCTGCATGGTTAAGAAGTGCCGAGATATTTGGTGCAAAGTCTATTGGAAATAGTTGGATCTACAAAGAAAAGTATTTAAGATCTAACACTAACTAGAGCAAATTTGAGATTCCATTTCCCTTTATGTTGCATTTGATTGGATCTCAATTTTTCTGCCTCGTGTTGGTAGAAATTATGCGTATATTATCTAGATAAGTCTATGTCAGACCACTGTGTAGTTTATAATTGACAATTCTATCTGGgttcattttgttgtaaGTTTCAAGGAAATAGACAACCACGTTAAACAATACACAATTGACTTCATTAAGGTTAGAATAAATCCCCATCGGTAAATAGTATGTTTGTAAACTTGGCTTAATTGACTTGTCGAACGCTTCTAAGTTGTAAGATTGCTGAGCATGTAGTATATTTGAGGTACTTCTCTCCCACACACAAGAGAACGTCGATGCTAGCATTGAATTGAGATATTCCGGTTGCGAGTTGACAAAATGGTGTTGCAAGCTTTCGGAATTTTTgagattttgttgttgcaacTGAATGATTTTTCTGCTCAACGTAATATCGTCGGAAGCTGTAGGGGTTGGAGGCACCACATCATTTGATACACCCATCTTCTTGATGTATGTATCCACCACTTTTAATAAAATGGAATTTATTCTCTTGACTATTAAAGCTCGCGTCTGGAACAACAAACATTTTAGTGTTTTTAAAAACTCGACCTCGAGTGGAATCTCTTTTGACGTAGTGAGAATATCCCCCAGAGCAAGTAGAAGTTCGATATACGTAATTAGCCCTTCGACATCTATATCTAAAGCCTTCCATGAGCGCTCACTAGGAAGAGTGCTGGTAACAACCTTAGATCGTTCATCGTAGTCTAACGATACCATTTTCATGATGCAAACATCCACCTGCATTACGATAACCTGAATATCTTCGAACTTGATATGGGGCGCCTTCCAATTCTCGGGAAATGAACCTCGAGTCAACTCTAAAGTTTTccacaatttttcaatatctgCTTGAACATTTTTACATATATCAAGCCagtatttctttttcttggtAAGCTTAGTCTTCACATCCTCAGCTTGTGCCTTTGTCAATTTGAGTTCAGGCAACAAGGAAGGCTGCTCTGGTCCAATAGTTTCGTTGATAAAAAGACCTGTGCATTTCTGGCTGCTCCTAGGTTCGTTCTTTACGAGTTGCACCTTTATTTCACGCTCTAATGCGTTCAACCTTTTTGAACTATCCTTCAATAACTTATCTTTTTCCTCAACAAGTTTGACAAGTTTCTCGATCtccttttcttgtttgtcCTTAACGCCCTTATACATTTCAATATCTGAACTACAAGGATTCATCGTCAATGCCAGCTCGAGTGGCTTTTTTTGGTGCTTCGAgtcaaattttgtttctatACTGTCCTGCCTATTAT is from Candida orthopsilosis Co 90-125, chromosome 1 draft sequence and encodes:
- a CDS encoding cohesin complex subunit; the protein is MNEHLSLSKSDRDSVYSFDSVSTNERLLDRLDFDNESIMSVDSYRSSNIGSQSLPGGRNDSFRARDANPDSLKQQSWLTNDLSQHNGLMLPQQPMNNLSAIRRMKDYTKPTDLTRGNVLDRRQLGSFSNRNSTKVNRDSTGRGTIFSEPNNANDMSDSTTQSWRKELPPNINYAQNGVTNFIQPNINSQSSFNTSSHSIDGTSLTKPDIFLQRNESRAGLLSRATNSSVASVDSRDVLTTDKFYTSNKLSAYNESVDMANNEMSDLNLKSKLEDKSSYVSTHSEKTDEKRLLLPHNNTARSSHVKERPSGGTESNISAQEHLYGHALALSENRAESVRGQVLKSQELSPESRTLISQELRAQGKHREASYQLQIAANEPFNNTKAMYLYALALKHGQGVKQNYNASLKWLCKCILRTPVSENNLQSNSGHPLPNTGIVASRLDKLSQQDLLQLVLASFRNSENSGGLANGETPEMLYKKFKSYSKSEVNKILAKNKSKSDVVALSYFELGVYLLNGIGGSSNSKTDEANGIILLSKSAAMCNVEAMEQLGEVWATKTKYRKKDLSKAAAWLRSAEIFGAKSIGNSWIYKEKYLRSNTN